Genomic window (Fibrobacter sp. UBA4297):
AATGCTTGGAATTGTTCGCAATGAACTGTTGGCTTGTGGAGACAGAGTTCTTTACGTTGATGTTTGCAAATTGCAATTTCGACCCTGCGTAGGTTGTATGAAATGCCGTAGCACACATGACTGTGTTATGCCTAATGACGATGCCAAGCAAGTGCTACGACTCGTACAAGATTGCGATGCGCTAATTGTAGGTTCTCCGTGCTATTGGGGTAATATGACGGGGCAACTCAAAATGCTTTTCGACCGTTGGGTTTACGGTATGATGGACCACAGCGAAAGCGGTTACCCTATTCCGCTTCTCAAGGGCAAAAAGGCTGTCATCATCACGACTTGCTCTACCCCGTGGCCGTTTAACATCTTGTTCAAGCAATCTGCTGGGACTGTCCGAGCTCTCAAGGAAGTTCTTTGCTGGAGCGGATTCAAGATTGCTGGCGTTCTGCAAAAAGCCGGCACACTCAAGAACAAAGAACTCACCTCACGCGAAATCGCCAAATGCCGTAGCTTCGCCAACAAGCTTCATCATAAGGAATCGTAAAGTTTAATGCAAAAAACAAATCCCCGCATTCGCGAGGATTTTTAAGTTAATTGAATTTTTTCTGATAAACGGTCTTCCCAGCGCTCTTGATTCGCACAATTAACGGCGTTTTCGCCAAGTGCGCGATAGGCACCACTGCAGAACCGTCAACGGAACGACGCATCAAAAGCACGCCCTGCAAGTCGTGAATCGTGAGCTGAAGCGGCGCATTCCCAGACTGCGAGGACTTCCCGGACTGCGCGACATTCCACGCTGCATTCCCAGCGTTCACTAGCAGGTCTCCCCCACTTCTAGTGACCGAAATTTTCCCAGCACCTTGCACGACTCTCGGTGAAATACTCACTTTGCCAGAATCCGGTTTCTCCGGCTCCACCGGTTCAATGTAGGGGTGTTCTGGGTCGTCAACAATGACCTTGATGTCAACTGTACTTTCGCAGCCATACGGATTCACGTACGTTCCCGTGTAAATACCGCTACTTTGCCATTGCATATTCTTGAAACGCACTTCACGGCCCAAGTAATAGAAGTCATTCGGACCTTTCCAAGTCCAGCGGCCGCCATCGTACGGATGCGGGCCAATCACAAGCGAATCGCCGGGATTCACCTTGACTTCCGTCGTTTCGTTCCAGCCGCCATCGTGAATCTTTGCATACGGAATAATTGAGCTAGCTTCGCATACACCACCGGTTGCATTTTCAATGACCATAGTAACAATGGATTGCGCACCTGCAGTGACCGTAATTGCATTGTTCGTAACGTCAATATCAGAATCTGCTTTGAGCGCAACTGGGAGCGTAAAGCGGTGGACCTTAGCCTTCTTGCCAATCGTTGCGAACTTGCTCAAGTCAAACGTGTATTTTGCATCGCTAGAGCCCGTATTCAGCACCACTAGCACAAGCGAGCTATCTTCGCGAATGGCGGCAAGCGTGTTGCTATTGTCGCTATCGATAAAGCGAGAACCCGGACGAATGGCGCGGCTAAACGCGGCATGCATGTAGAATCGAGGGGCGTACGAGAATGTCTGCTTTTTATGGTCAACAGCAATGGTGCGCCAGTTCTCGGCAGGGTCTGAAAGTTGCCAATCGACCCAAGCGCTCGCATGCATATCGCGAAGGTCATGCAAAATCACATCCGCCATCCAAAGCGTAATATCGAGATTTCCACTGCGGTGGAGCGGTCCCGATTCGGATTGCCAAACGCGCTTGTCGGCGGCAAACGCTGCATTATAAAGCTTGGCTCGGGAATCGTAACCAGAATAGCTATGCGTATTCACCTGGAACATGTAAGAACGTGCTTCGGCACTATAGCTATTGAAACGAGCCAAAGCATCGCCAATGTTCGATTCGTCGGCTGCACTTACAGAAGTTTCAGGGAATAGCCCCTTCGCTTTGAGCGCCTTGCCGAGTTCCACAATCATTTCGGATTGCTTGTTCTTGAAACCGCAACCTTCCTGGTCACCGTTAGCCTTCCACCAGCCTGCACTTGGCTCGTTGAACGGCTCAATCGTGCGGAATGTGATGCCCCATTCTTCCTTGAAGTGCTTAGCGACTTCGGAGAGGTAATCTGCGAAATCGTCAAAATAATCAGATTTGAGGTTGTCGGCGCCATTGACTCCTCCCGAAACACAACCGCTGTTTGTCATCCACCACGGCGGGGAATTGGAAAAAGCTTCGAAAATCGGATCTTTCGCCATTTTGGCAAGAGCAAAAGCAATATTTCTCTGGCTCTGGTCGGCCGTCCAGTCGTAATCGCCTTTTTCCGTTGGCTTGTAGCCGGGAATTGCGGCTCCCCCATCGCCCTTGGTCAAATGGTTATGACCGGGCTGGTCGCCACCGCCAATGTTGTAGCGAAAAATATTATAGCCAAGGCCCGTATCCGGGTCGGCAACTGCGCCCAAAAGCTTTTTATAATTCGCTTCGCTCCATTTTCCAGTGAGTTCAGCCCACCAGCAAAGGCTTGTTCCCCAGCCTTCAAAAAGCTGATACTTTTTACCCGGGTCCACAACGACTTTCGTCTGCGCCTGGGCCGCGCCGCAAGCAAGGCCTGCCGCGACCATCCAAATCAGTTTACTCTTCAACTTCTTAACCCCGTGTTTCTGCGCTTTTTGTGCGCGATTCATCACTCTTTAAAAATCCATTATTTTACGGAAAAGCGGACGTTTTGTCACAAAAAATTATTGACGAATTGTCATTTTCCTGCACACTCGATAAAAAAAATCCCGCTTCACAAAGTGAAGCGGGATCTTGTACTTCACGAGCATTGCTCGTTACTAAGATATATTGCTAATTTTTATGCTTTTTAGATTTGCTACCGTAGTAACCGTAACCGTAACCGTAACCGTAACCGTGTCTGTGTTCGCAATGGTTCAACACAAAAGCCTTGGGTTTATCACAATAGCGTTCCAAAGTCTGTAAAGATTCCTTAATGGAATCCATAGAATGGCGACCATAATGCAACACGACAAGCGCGAAATCAATCAACGGGCAAATCATGTATGCATCCGTCACAATATTCGTCGGCGGAGTATCTATAATAATAGCATCGTACTGCGGACGAATTTCATCAATCAATTTCTTAAGCATGTCACCACGCAATAATTCAAACGCAGACATAGTAAACTTGCCAGATTCCAACAAATCAAGATTCGGAAGGTTCGTACTTGTAATTTTAGCATTTTCAAAAGCAACCTTACCCATAAGAACATCGGCAAGGCCAACATTTGTAAAGCGGCACGTAGCCTTTCTCATATCCGCATCAATAAACAAGGTCTTCTTCCCGACCATGGCAAAAGTAGCAGCGAGGTTCGTCGAGATAAAGCTCTTACCGACACCAGGCATAATACCAGAAACCATAATCACCTGATGTTCCCTATTCATATTGAAAGAGAAATCAATCGCTGTAAGAATGGATCGAATCGATTCGCTAAGAGGATCGTCAGGATCTGTCTGGACATGAGTTTTCCTTGTCTTTCTAAATTTCAAGTTCAAGCCGGTATCAGGATTTTGAGGAACCTTTGCAAGCACGCTTGTATTCGTTTCACGTTCAATTTCCGTAACACTGCGAACACCATTATGCATCATGCGCAAGAGGAATACCAAGAGAACTCCAAGCATAAACGAAGCAGCCACAGAGCAGATAATGATGTTCATCTTCTTTGGCTTGCTCGGAACTCCGTTAATCTGCGCATAGTCAACAATACGGACATTACCCACTTCACCAGCACGCACAACACGCAACTGCTGAATGTTATTCAACATGGTCGTATAGATTTCGTTATTGACCGCCACATCTTCTTTGAGACGAGCCACTTCCTGTTGCGTCAAAGGCATCTTTTCAGCTGTCTTTTTCAACTTGGCAAGTTCTGCCCTCAAACGGTTCTGCTGACGCACAAGAGTCTGAACGCTAGGATGTTCAGCCTTGAACAAACGCATGGCAGCTTGTTTCTGCTGTTCCAAATCCAAAATTTGTCTTTGGATTTCACTTTCCTTGTTCAAGTGAGCGTGCGTTTCGCCTGTCATGTCCACAGACCCGATGCTGTAACGATAATCGGCCAAAATCTTTTCGACACTGTCAAGTTTAGCCTTCACACCAGGGAGCTGCTTTTCCAAGAATTCGAGAGTCTTAGCGGCTTCGGCACTACGCATTTCAACATTTTGGCGCAAGTAAGTCTTTGCCACCGTATTCAAAATAGAAGCAGC
Coding sequences:
- a CDS encoding polysaccharide biosynthesis tyrosine autokinase, whose amino-acid sequence is MAEKDEKKVVSQATIQLPPDNNTITLLEAMQILWEKKFTLLLFILVGGLVGFSIANWLRPQYTSDILLQIDAKGGNATKAMGEMGSILDVASPADAEIELIKSRMVLSYVVEAERLCFNATPVGAVDRFTHKEGRMDLDSLYIPTLARAEKWMARAVDENTYEVISPEEQVILEGKVGELYKAPYAGDTLDIHVSKMLAQPGQEFVLSQSGLLGSIAALKAGLKVAEKGKKSGIIEASFNHRYPDRAASILNTVAKTYLRQNVEMRSAEAAKTLEFLEKQLPGVKAKLDSVEKILADYRYSIGSVDMTGETHAHLNKESEIQRQILDLEQQKQAAMRLFKAEHPSVQTLVRQQNRLRAELAKLKKTAEKMPLTQQEVARLKEDVAVNNEIYTTMLNNIQQLRVVRAGEVGNVRIVDYAQINGVPSKPKKMNIIICSVAASFMLGVLLVFLLRMMHNGVRSVTEIERETNTSVLAKVPQNPDTGLNLKFRKTRKTHVQTDPDDPLSESIRSILTAIDFSFNMNREHQVIMVSGIMPGVGKSFISTNLAATFAMVGKKTLFIDADMRKATCRFTNVGLADVLMGKVAFENAKITSTNLPNLDLLESGKFTMSAFELLRGDMLKKLIDEIRPQYDAIIIDTPPTNIVTDAYMICPLIDFALVVLHYGRHSMDSIKESLQTLERYCDKPKAFVLNHCEHRHGYGYGYGYGYYGSKSKKHKN
- a CDS encoding glycoside hydrolase family 30 protein; this encodes MNRAQKAQKHGVKKLKSKLIWMVAAGLACGAAQAQTKVVVDPGKKYQLFEGWGTSLCWWAELTGKWSEANYKKLLGAVADPDTGLGYNIFRYNIGGGDQPGHNHLTKGDGGAAIPGYKPTEKGDYDWTADQSQRNIAFALAKMAKDPIFEAFSNSPPWWMTNSGCVSGGVNGADNLKSDYFDDFADYLSEVAKHFKEEWGITFRTIEPFNEPSAGWWKANGDQEGCGFKNKQSEMIVELGKALKAKGLFPETSVSAADESNIGDALARFNSYSAEARSYMFQVNTHSYSGYDSRAKLYNAAFAADKRVWQSESGPLHRSGNLDITLWMADVILHDLRDMHASAWVDWQLSDPAENWRTIAVDHKKQTFSYAPRFYMHAAFSRAIRPGSRFIDSDNSNTLAAIREDSSLVLVVLNTGSSDAKYTFDLSKFATIGKKAKVHRFTLPVALKADSDIDVTNNAITVTAGAQSIVTMVIENATGGVCEASSIIPYAKIHDGGWNETTEVKVNPGDSLVIGPHPYDGGRWTWKGPNDFYYLGREVRFKNMQWQSSGIYTGTYVNPYGCESTVDIKVIVDDPEHPYIEPVEPEKPDSGKVSISPRVVQGAGKISVTRSGGDLLVNAGNAAWNVAQSGKSSQSGNAPLQLTIHDLQGVLLMRRSVDGSAVVPIAHLAKTPLIVRIKSAGKTVYQKKFN
- a CDS encoding flavodoxin family protein: MKKIVILNASPRPNSNISQMLGIVRNELLACGDRVLYVDVCKLQFRPCVGCMKCRSTHDCVMPNDDAKQVLRLVQDCDALIVGSPCYWGNMTGQLKMLFDRWVYGMMDHSESGYPIPLLKGKKAVIITTCSTPWPFNILFKQSAGTVRALKEVLCWSGFKIAGVLQKAGTLKNKELTSREIAKCRSFANKLHHKES